The following are from one region of the Paenibacillus bovis genome:
- a CDS encoding discoidin domain-containing protein, whose product MLISKRSTLLWILILIFLISGCNQLSESDTLLKHKDIDTALPRHTFTKWILFRGENDSESLDYISNLNDPSGNSYVRINDIIHVLYMHEHDSYPENELYLGRISEDGNSIALIREGTELDHKVVKIFDLSTKRKINEFNLKNEDIAISPDLQTYVYAVQDTANAGIYQFDGGSKVLKKLDKDADGMSIYDLYPYEKSAADLQDHNVMKRMGITFSPVQTFDSKVDLMQYRQSIPIASIKASSSLADQSGHSYRPENLIDGDMRTGWCEGAKGDGIGESITINFGKEQMISGMELVNGLATSEKAYKANNRVKKIKLEFSDGRVLTLDTYFMEQYFDIPITASSVQMTILEVDPGEKYHDTCMTRLRFF is encoded by the coding sequence TTGTTAATATCAAAAAGAAGTACACTATTATGGATTCTTATACTAATTTTCTTGATTAGCGGTTGCAACCAATTAAGTGAAAGTGACACTTTACTGAAGCATAAAGATATAGACACAGCACTGCCGCGTCATACTTTTACTAAATGGATATTATTTCGCGGTGAAAACGACAGTGAGTCCCTAGATTACATTAGCAACCTGAATGATCCATCTGGTAACAGTTACGTCCGTATTAATGATATTATTCATGTCTTATATATGCATGAGCATGATAGTTATCCAGAAAATGAACTCTATCTCGGAAGAATCAGCGAAGATGGCAATAGTATTGCGCTTATTCGAGAAGGAACAGAGTTAGATCATAAGGTCGTTAAGATTTTTGATTTAAGTACCAAGCGCAAAATCAATGAGTTCAATCTTAAAAACGAAGATATTGCCATTTCTCCTGATCTACAAACTTATGTATACGCTGTTCAGGATACAGCTAATGCTGGTATATATCAATTCGATGGAGGAAGTAAAGTCTTGAAAAAACTGGATAAAGATGCTGACGGCATGAGCATTTACGATCTTTATCCGTACGAGAAGTCGGCTGCCGATCTGCAGGATCATAATGTAATGAAACGCATGGGCATTACTTTTTCGCCGGTCCAGACCTTCGATAGTAAAGTTGATTTGATGCAGTACAGGCAGAGTATCCCCATAGCTTCAATTAAGGCTTCCTCGAGCTTGGCGGATCAGTCCGGGCATTCCTATAGACCGGAAAATCTGATAGATGGCGATATGCGAACAGGATGGTGCGAAGGGGCAAAGGGCGATGGAATCGGAGAATCCATTACAATTAACTTTGGTAAAGAACAGATGATTAGCGGTATGGAGCTGGTGAATGGTCTGGCTACATCGGAGAAAGCCTATAAAGCGAACAATCGGGTGAAAAAGATCAAGCTTGAATTTTCGGATGGCCGTGTACTTACGCTGGATACTTACTTTATGGAGCAGTATTTTGACATACCTATCACTGCATCTTCTGTACAAATGACAATTCTCGAAGTCGATCCTGGTGAGAAGTATCATGATACCTGTATGACTAGATTAAGATTTTTCTAG
- a CDS encoding ABC transporter ATP-binding protein — translation MRKPVIQFQDFSFQYRAQSEPTLHHINLTIYEGEKVLIVGPSGSGKSTLSHCMNGLIPFFYQGEISGSLHIGGQESRELGIAELSDRVGTVLQDPDGQFVGLTVAEDIAFKLENDTVPQAEMIRRVTGAAETVEFAAFLEASPQSLSGGQKQKTTLAGVLVSEADVLLFDEPLASLDPYTGRMTVDLIDRIHQETGRTIVIIEHRLEDMLHRHVDRIIVVNDGRIAADMTPAELLCSGLLRQTGIREPLYLNALRYAGCTVTPEMQPQHIDSIQLDTCLPLLTEWYNKQQGDMSFSTAEPVLELQNVSFGYSKSNPVLHDVSLTVRRGEMICIAGRNGAGKSTISKLICGFYRPTSGQILLNGRNLAKDTIKERADKIGFVMQNPNHMISKPLIYDEVALGLRTRGVPEEEVQQRVHDVLQVCGLYPFRSWPVSALSYGQKKRVTIASILVLRPEILILDEPTAGQDYRHYNEMMEFLMELNAQGITIMMITHDMYLMMEYGQRTIVLSEGRKIADDVPARVLSDEAIVAAAHLKTTSLHELAQRSGVGKPSELVSRFISYDRGIRQS, via the coding sequence ATGAGAAAACCTGTAATACAGTTTCAGGACTTCAGCTTTCAGTACAGGGCTCAATCGGAGCCCACACTTCATCATATTAACCTGACCATCTATGAAGGAGAGAAAGTGCTCATCGTAGGTCCATCCGGTTCGGGTAAGAGTACGTTGTCCCACTGTATGAACGGGCTGATCCCGTTCTTTTACCAGGGGGAAATCAGCGGCTCGCTGCATATTGGCGGACAGGAATCCCGTGAATTGGGCATTGCCGAGCTTTCCGATCGTGTGGGAACGGTACTGCAGGACCCTGACGGGCAGTTCGTCGGACTGACGGTTGCCGAAGATATTGCTTTTAAGCTGGAAAATGATACCGTACCGCAGGCCGAGATGATCCGGCGCGTGACCGGAGCCGCTGAGACGGTAGAATTTGCTGCTTTTCTGGAAGCATCGCCGCAGTCTCTCTCTGGTGGACAAAAGCAGAAAACAACGCTCGCCGGTGTGCTGGTAAGTGAAGCGGACGTGCTGCTGTTTGACGAGCCGCTCGCCAGTCTGGACCCGTACACCGGTCGTATGACTGTCGATCTGATCGACCGTATTCACCAGGAGACCGGCCGTACTATTGTGATTATTGAGCACCGGCTGGAAGATATGCTGCACCGTCATGTAGACCGGATCATTGTCGTCAATGATGGCAGAATCGCTGCAGATATGACACCTGCCGAGCTGCTCTGCTCCGGACTGCTGCGCCAGACAGGCATCCGGGAGCCGCTGTATCTGAATGCACTCCGTTATGCTGGCTGTACAGTCACACCGGAGATGCAGCCGCAGCATATTGACAGCATCCAGCTGGATACATGCCTTCCTTTGCTGACTGAATGGTATAACAAGCAGCAGGGAGACATGTCATTCTCTACTGCCGAACCGGTGCTGGAGCTGCAAAATGTATCGTTTGGCTACAGTAAAAGCAATCCGGTGCTGCACGATGTCTCGCTCACGGTTCGCCGGGGTGAGATGATCTGTATCGCCGGACGCAACGGAGCCGGCAAGTCCACCATTTCCAAGCTGATCTGCGGATTCTATCGTCCTACTTCCGGACAGATTCTGCTGAATGGACGTAATCTGGCCAAGGATACGATCAAGGAACGGGCGGACAAAATCGGCTTTGTCATGCAGAATCCGAATCATATGATCTCCAAGCCGCTGATCTATGACGAGGTGGCATTAGGGCTGCGTACACGAGGCGTGCCGGAGGAAGAAGTCCAGCAGCGCGTCCACGATGTGCTGCAGGTATGCGGATTGTATCCGTTTCGCAGCTGGCCCGTCTCTGCACTGAGCTATGGACAGAAAAAACGTGTGACCATCGCGTCTATTCTTGTGCTGCGGCCGGAGATTCTGATCCTGGATGAACCGACCGCCGGACAGGATTATCGCCATTACAACGAGATGATGGAGTTCCTCATGGAGCTGAATGCACAGGGAATCACCATTATGATGATTACCCATGATATGTATCTGATGATGGAATATGGACAGCGTACGATTGTACTGTCCGAAGGACGCAAGATTGCCGATGATGTGCCTGCACGTGTACTGAGCGATGAAGCGATTGTGGCTGCTGCCCATCTCAAAACGACATCACTGCACGAACTCGCCCAGCGCTCCGGTGTCGGCAAACCGTCCGAGCTGGTGAGCCGATTTATCTCATATGACAGGGGGATACGGCAGTCATGA
- a CDS encoding alpha/beta fold hydrolase has product MGKYIQVEDGVKLFVQDLGEGIPVIFLHGWPSNHLMFEYQFSRLPLDGYRCIGIDFRGFGKSDAPWEGYTYDRMADDLRAVIDELQIENAVLIGFSMGGAVAIRYMARHQGHEIAQLALMGAAAPVFTKRADFDHGMDPDDVTSNLIEATYQDRPKMLGKFGLDFTHSKTKAGMMVWLESLCLQASHHGTIKAAIALRDEDLRGDLSAVTVPTVIFQGTKDKICDPDLAQLLSESITDARVVLFEHSGHAMMFDEMDKFNKELLLFLNQMAATNQIPRPASQNL; this is encoded by the coding sequence ATGGGCAAATATATTCAGGTAGAAGACGGCGTAAAACTTTTTGTACAAGACCTCGGCGAAGGCATTCCGGTCATTTTCCTGCACGGCTGGCCTTCCAATCATCTGATGTTCGAATATCAGTTCTCCCGACTTCCGCTGGATGGATATCGTTGTATTGGAATCGATTTCCGCGGCTTTGGTAAATCGGATGCGCCGTGGGAAGGTTATACGTACGACCGCATGGCAGATGATCTGCGCGCGGTTATCGACGAACTACAGATCGAAAATGCCGTACTGATCGGATTCTCCATGGGAGGCGCGGTCGCTATTCGCTATATGGCCCGTCATCAGGGACATGAAATTGCACAATTAGCACTGATGGGTGCAGCTGCACCGGTATTTACCAAGCGTGCAGACTTTGACCACGGCATGGACCCGGACGATGTGACTTCGAATCTGATCGAAGCCACATACCAAGACCGTCCGAAAATGCTCGGCAAATTCGGTCTGGATTTCACTCATTCCAAAACCAAAGCCGGCATGATGGTATGGCTGGAATCTCTCTGTCTCCAGGCTTCCCATCACGGTACGATCAAAGCCGCTATCGCTCTGCGTGATGAAGATCTGCGCGGCGATCTGTCTGCGGTAACTGTTCCAACCGTCATTTTCCAGGGAACCAAGGACAAAATCTGCGATCCCGACCTGGCTCAGCTGCTCAGTGAATCGATCACGGATGCACGTGTAGTGCTGTTCGAGCATAGTGGACATGCCATGATGTTCGACGAGATGGACAAATTCAACAAAGAGCTGCTGCTATTCCTGAACCAGATGGCTGCTACCAACCAGATTCCACGTCCAGCCAGTCAGAACCTCTAA
- a CDS encoding phage baseplate assembly protein V — MSTVVNQLARYGAIGIHAPYRMVSILDMRITQKINDHGHLFLTAVLSDEEGESYEQGKMSADKIEIFDTDLHKQDICLFKGKIRSTEIRYKNGVYTIRLEAISYSSLLDTTNKNRSYQNSGITYYELFREIVDSYPHGDFIDLIDAEQHLNEFTLQYEETDWEFLCRMASRLNTGVIAEVISEYPRLWLGASKGRIKGTINSHNYSIQKSDTVPKYKYIEVQDNQYFQLGDVVLFHSNTWSIDQCFIELEKSTLKYNYTLVPEEGIPRTKYANTRLHGASLEGRVIDTKEDFVKVHLSIDAQQDKLKSCWFAYSTMYTGDSIGWYCMPEYGDTVILYFPTDEEQQAYITQAVRKKAGKNDLIHQPDHKRFHTRQGKVARFDPKEAAFSTQEEKIIIRLNQGTGLHVYSHHNITFHADEDIVLHGKKVEMSASGMLKAASKGSYIQLDGTFQTHAARLSQKGLSTAELKAYYSLIKEMNGQNYPQWLQNGLLKFKKQYYEANAKGDQKASQQAAEKAKQLRQQWKSICQLPDWAREQMNDYTAQWWAAHAINDKKEENRLHGLASRLRDNVQINALIRDCPGNAYKDANRLEEISRQYADIVNHLAPGDKKVLAQEAAELRSKYGVGDLAARQNLNKLAHKYPDSFQYKLPMKGEWDKELNSALYDFAKKYGLADKGYSREVLEVYLYQVANGILPWPKVKPVTKIKPATSEINQKDEVIPKQEVSNKDIPQTNYKDEILEKSVIEAYINAHNLKGNRAKAIYRVNEYSSNSIIRNSLSANKNIPLVFFFEGDGSYSHTQSDHPEGRYGASVIVVIDGHIKYTSANTSTLPDHEKKSATVNEGVYDFVGGLHRGDYPALRIRDGGAVSSKIDGRSYTATGINIHKGYNRDNPDRPTSTGCITIHKDEYIGFLAAVGVVQNSLSESPKKIRGLAIIDRKDRS, encoded by the coding sequence ATGAGTACAGTCGTAAATCAATTAGCCCGGTATGGAGCTATAGGTATCCATGCTCCATACCGGATGGTCAGTATACTCGACATGCGTATTACACAAAAAATTAATGACCATGGACACTTATTTTTAACAGCCGTATTGTCGGATGAAGAAGGGGAATCTTACGAGCAAGGCAAGATGAGTGCAGATAAAATTGAAATTTTCGATACTGATTTACATAAACAAGACATATGTCTATTCAAAGGAAAAATCCGTTCAACCGAAATCAGGTATAAAAATGGTGTATATACCATTAGATTGGAGGCTATTTCATATAGCAGCCTGTTGGATACAACCAACAAAAATCGTTCATATCAAAATAGTGGAATAACCTACTATGAACTGTTTAGAGAAATTGTAGACAGCTATCCTCATGGTGACTTTATTGATCTAATAGATGCGGAACAGCATTTGAATGAATTTACACTGCAATATGAAGAGACCGATTGGGAATTCTTGTGCAGGATGGCATCCCGTCTAAACACGGGTGTTATAGCAGAAGTCATCTCTGAGTATCCTCGCCTCTGGCTGGGTGCCTCCAAGGGTAGAATAAAAGGAACAATTAACAGTCATAATTATTCTATACAGAAATCAGATACAGTACCCAAATACAAATACATTGAAGTACAGGACAATCAGTATTTTCAACTCGGTGATGTAGTGCTTTTTCATTCGAATACCTGGTCGATCGATCAATGTTTTATTGAACTTGAGAAGAGCACTTTGAAATACAATTATACATTGGTTCCAGAAGAGGGAATACCCAGAACAAAGTATGCTAATACTCGTCTGCATGGGGCTTCATTGGAAGGCAGAGTTATTGACACCAAGGAAGATTTTGTAAAGGTTCACCTTAGCATCGATGCGCAGCAGGATAAATTAAAAAGCTGCTGGTTTGCATATAGCACTATGTATACCGGAGATAGCATTGGATGGTACTGTATGCCTGAATATGGAGATACAGTAATACTTTATTTTCCTACAGATGAAGAACAGCAAGCCTACATTACACAGGCTGTTCGTAAAAAAGCGGGCAAAAATGATCTGATTCATCAACCAGATCACAAAAGGTTCCATACCCGACAGGGAAAAGTAGCCCGTTTTGATCCCAAAGAGGCAGCATTCTCCACACAAGAGGAAAAAATCATCATCCGTCTTAATCAAGGAACAGGTCTGCATGTTTACAGTCACCATAACATCACGTTTCATGCAGATGAAGACATTGTACTGCATGGCAAAAAAGTCGAGATGAGTGCCAGCGGTATGCTGAAAGCTGCAAGCAAAGGCAGCTATATACAGCTGGATGGTACGTTTCAGACACATGCTGCCAGACTCTCGCAAAAAGGATTGTCCACTGCCGAGCTTAAAGCATACTATTCACTCATTAAGGAAATGAATGGTCAGAATTATCCACAGTGGTTGCAGAATGGACTGCTTAAATTCAAAAAGCAATATTATGAGGCTAATGCCAAAGGAGACCAAAAGGCTAGCCAACAAGCGGCTGAAAAAGCCAAACAGTTACGTCAGCAGTGGAAGTCGATATGTCAGCTGCCAGATTGGGCGCGGGAACAGATGAATGATTACACTGCTCAGTGGTGGGCAGCTCATGCCATAAATGACAAAAAGGAAGAAAATAGACTTCATGGTCTGGCTAGTCGGCTACGGGATAATGTACAGATCAATGCATTGATTCGAGATTGTCCTGGAAATGCTTATAAAGATGCGAATCGTCTTGAAGAAATTTCCCGTCAGTATGCAGATATAGTTAATCATCTGGCACCAGGAGACAAGAAGGTGCTAGCACAAGAAGCAGCAGAGCTTCGCAGCAAATATGGAGTTGGCGATCTGGCAGCAAGACAAAATTTAAATAAACTGGCTCATAAGTATCCGGACAGTTTCCAGTATAAACTACCGATGAAGGGCGAGTGGGATAAAGAACTGAATAGTGCACTTTACGACTTTGCGAAGAAATACGGGTTAGCAGATAAAGGATACAGCCGTGAAGTATTGGAAGTTTATCTGTATCAGGTGGCGAATGGTATTCTACCTTGGCCGAAAGTGAAGCCAGTGACTAAAATTAAACCGGCCACCTCAGAAATAAATCAAAAAGATGAAGTTATTCCTAAGCAGGAAGTTTCTAATAAAGACATTCCACAAACAAATTATAAAGATGAAATTTTAGAAAAATCAGTTATTGAGGCTTATATTAATGCTCATAATTTAAAAGGTAACAGAGCTAAAGCAATTTATAGAGTAAATGAATATAGCAGTAATTCTATTATACGTAATAGTTTGTCTGCTAATAAAAACATCCCACTAGTATTCTTTTTTGAGGGCGATGGATCCTATAGCCATACACAATCGGATCACCCAGAAGGCAGATACGGTGCGAGTGTAATAGTAGTTATAGATGGACATATTAAATATACAAGTGCTAACACAAGTACGCTGCCAGACCATGAAAAAAAATCAGCAACAGTAAATGAAGGAGTATATGACTTTGTCGGTGGACTTCATAGAGGGGATTACCCAGCACTCAGAATAAGAGATGGAGGAGCTGTATCTTCAAAGATAGATGGTCGAAGTTATACTGCTACTGGAATTAATATCCACAAAGGATACAACAGAGATAATCCGGATCGACCTACTTCTACAGGTTGTATAACTATTCATAAAGACGAATATATTGGTTTCTTAGCAGCAGTAGGAGTAGTTCAAAATTCTTTATCAGAAAGCCCTAAAAAAATAAGAGGATTAGCGATTATCGATAGAAAGGATAGAAGTTAA
- a CDS encoding YunG family protein: MNKLTIQQLQHIIPSCWSQHTSSLWTPECPARGQCSVTALVVHTWIGGEIRKTLLPEGAHFYNWITNKRYDLTASQFDVLLEYDDLPSSRTEAFLDTTPSQYHALLHRTQQQLSSIVSLP; the protein is encoded by the coding sequence ATGAATAAGCTAACTATTCAGCAACTGCAGCACATCATACCCTCCTGCTGGTCACAACATACCAGCTCTCTCTGGACTCCGGAATGTCCAGCACGTGGACAGTGCAGTGTAACTGCGCTGGTTGTACATACATGGATCGGTGGAGAAATCCGCAAAACTTTATTGCCTGAAGGAGCCCATTTTTATAATTGGATAACGAATAAACGTTATGATTTAACAGCTTCGCAATTTGATGTACTTCTAGAATATGATGATCTTCCATCCAGTAGAACAGAGGCATTCTTGGATACAACCCCTTCGCAATACCATGCATTGCTTCATCGTACACAACAACAACTCTCCTCTATTGTTTCTTTGCCTTAA
- a CDS encoding contractile injection system protein, VgrG/Pvc8 family codes for MSHPIIHYNGSRLGIQNPKIKITQTINEHVRLQLTGVLSDSHKQEFMNSMDAGEKLAIFFQDDNQKSTLLFKGLISRLRMKSVANVSYLIIEALSYTCQMDEKIERRTFQNKKLTYQKLLEQITGDYKKSHYISQLQQQTLGEFTMQYDETDWEFLKRMASRFGWGLIADPLDESIRFHFGLPNEKSKTELKNFNYSVTHESLPNKSARANAYSYYKVQTTGSRDINLSVGDHVKFRGKELIVKKATSIIRHNDLWHEYWLTSKESMKQELILNRQIQGITIKSKVIGIEEDHVKVFFYEIDKVKPAIADTCTFPYATFYTSEGNTGWYCMPELYDFVDIYFPSMEEKDAIVTHSIRKRSKGGDIIKDPAVKIFMTKYRKAIIFEENEILITGNDDEVVIRLLDDHGIELRSKKDIRVKADGNLTFQAGKTLQITAKEAIGLKCKTSELIMNKDIQITGEKHNIL; via the coding sequence ATGAGCCATCCTATCATTCATTACAATGGCAGTCGTTTAGGCATTCAAAATCCCAAAATTAAAATCACTCAAACCATCAATGAGCATGTCAGATTGCAACTGACTGGCGTGCTCTCTGATAGTCATAAACAGGAATTTATGAACAGTATGGATGCAGGTGAGAAGCTGGCAATTTTCTTTCAGGATGATAACCAGAAAAGTACCCTTTTATTCAAGGGCTTGATCTCACGCCTACGTATGAAATCAGTAGCTAATGTGTCATATCTAATTATTGAAGCTTTATCCTATACATGTCAGATGGATGAGAAAATCGAACGACGCACATTCCAAAATAAGAAGTTGACCTATCAGAAGCTGCTGGAACAGATTACAGGTGATTATAAAAAATCTCATTACATAAGTCAGCTGCAGCAACAGACACTTGGTGAGTTCACTATGCAATATGATGAAACAGACTGGGAATTTCTTAAACGTATGGCTTCAAGATTCGGGTGGGGACTTATTGCAGATCCGCTTGATGAGAGCATTCGTTTTCATTTCGGTTTGCCTAATGAGAAGAGCAAAACCGAGTTAAAGAATTTCAATTATTCAGTTACACATGAATCCTTACCTAATAAATCAGCTAGAGCAAATGCCTATTCTTATTATAAGGTGCAGACGACAGGCTCTCGTGATATCAATCTGAGTGTAGGAGACCATGTAAAATTCCGTGGAAAAGAGCTCATTGTCAAAAAAGCGACCAGCATTATTCGTCATAATGATCTGTGGCATGAATATTGGCTGACTTCTAAAGAGAGTATGAAGCAGGAACTTATTTTAAACAGGCAGATCCAGGGAATAACGATAAAATCAAAAGTGATCGGCATTGAAGAAGATCATGTAAAAGTGTTTTTCTATGAGATAGATAAAGTTAAGCCGGCAATAGCAGATACTTGCACATTTCCTTATGCTACTTTTTATACTTCTGAAGGAAATACAGGTTGGTATTGCATGCCAGAATTATATGATTTTGTTGATATTTACTTTCCATCAATGGAAGAAAAAGATGCGATCGTAACTCACTCCATACGTAAAAGATCCAAGGGTGGGGATATTATTAAAGACCCTGCTGTTAAAATTTTTATGACCAAATATCGTAAAGCAATTATATTTGAAGAAAATGAAATATTGATCACAGGCAATGATGACGAAGTAGTTATCCGGCTTCTTGACGATCATGGTATCGAGCTGCGCAGTAAAAAGGATATTCGTGTAAAAGCAGATGGTAATCTTACTTTTCAAGCTGGTAAAACTCTACAGATTACGGCTAAAGAAGCTATAGGATTAAAATGCAAAACCAGCGAATTAATTATGAATAAAGATATTCAGATTACAGGAGAAAAACATAACATCCTCTAG
- a CDS encoding energy-coupling factor transporter transmembrane component T family protein, producing MSTQMLSYTNLNTPIHRLTGVTKLIFFILWALTAMIIYDTRCLLVMLVLSLIIFRMSRVPFQQYSFVLYLILVFFVINQVAIFLFSPLYGVELYGSQHDIVHIAGRYTLTWEQLFYQFNVALKYAVVIPIALLFLLVTDPSEFASSLNRIGVSYKIAYSVAIALRYIPDVQQDFQNIAFSAQARGIDISRKEKLGKRLKNVISILMPLILTSVDRIEKISTAMELRGFGRNNKRTWYKSRPFQKGDYAALVLVIMVAVVSFAVTFADGSRFYNIFQ from the coding sequence ATGAGTACACAGATGTTATCCTATACGAATCTGAATACGCCGATTCACCGCCTCACCGGTGTGACCAAGCTGATTTTCTTTATCCTGTGGGCGCTGACCGCGATGATTATTTACGATACCCGCTGCCTGCTGGTAATGCTGGTGCTGAGTCTGATTATTTTCCGGATGTCCCGTGTGCCGTTCCAGCAGTATTCGTTTGTGCTGTATCTGATCCTGGTGTTCTTTGTGATCAATCAGGTGGCAATCTTCCTGTTCTCGCCGCTGTATGGGGTAGAACTATATGGGTCGCAGCATGATATTGTGCATATTGCCGGACGGTATACGCTGACCTGGGAGCAGCTGTTTTACCAGTTCAATGTCGCCCTCAAATATGCGGTTGTGATCCCGATTGCCCTGCTATTCCTGCTGGTGACCGATCCGAGCGAGTTCGCTTCGTCGCTGAACCGGATCGGCGTCAGTTACAAAATTGCCTATTCGGTGGCGATCGCACTGCGGTATATCCCGGATGTGCAGCAAGATTTTCAGAATATTGCGTTCTCTGCCCAGGCGCGTGGTATCGATATTTCGCGCAAGGAGAAGCTGGGCAAGCGTCTCAAAAATGTGATATCGATCCTGATGCCGCTGATCCTGACCAGTGTGGATCGCATCGAGAAGATCAGTACCGCGATGGAGCTACGCGGCTTCGGACGCAACAACAAGCGCACCTGGTACAAGAGCCGTCCTTTCCAAAAAGGGGATTATGCAGCATTGGTGCTAGTGATCATGGTGGCAGTTGTGAGCTTTGCGGTTACTTTTGCAGACGGATCGAGATTTTATAATATTTTTCAGTAA
- a CDS encoding ECF-type riboflavin transporter substrate-binding protein, which produces MARKNGLSVKTVVAVGIGSALFVILGRFGSIPTGVANTNIETTYALLALFALLYGPFAALLIGLIGHTLKDAIFYGSPWFSWIIASAIFGLIVALMTRRIRIHDGEFGIAQIIRFNVAQVIANVIAWLVVAPGLDVLIYSEPANKVFTQGIYAGISNIVTVAILGTLLAIAYSKTRTKRGSLSREA; this is translated from the coding sequence ATGGCAAGAAAGAACGGCCTATCCGTTAAGACAGTCGTAGCCGTAGGTATTGGTTCCGCACTGTTCGTTATTCTGGGACGCTTTGGTTCCATTCCAACAGGTGTAGCCAACACAAATATAGAGACTACATATGCTCTGCTGGCTCTGTTTGCTTTGCTGTATGGCCCATTCGCAGCCCTTCTGATCGGTCTGATCGGACATACGCTCAAGGATGCCATTTTCTATGGTTCGCCATGGTTCAGCTGGATTATTGCTTCGGCTATCTTCGGATTAATTGTAGCGCTGATGACACGCCGTATTCGTATTCATGATGGCGAGTTTGGGATAGCCCAGATTATCCGCTTTAATGTCGCACAGGTCATCGCCAATGTAATTGCTTGGCTGGTTGTTGCTCCGGGACTTGATGTACTTATCTATTCCGAGCCGGCGAACAAAGTATTTACTCAAGGAATCTACGCAGGTATCTCCAACATCGTGACCGTTGCTATTCTCGGTACACTGCTGGCAATCGCTTATTCCAAAACACGCACCAAGCGCGGCAGTCTTTCGCGCGAAGCTTAA
- a CDS encoding DUF4280 domain-containing protein, which yields MKDSYVVDGAFLQCSCGNQKGEFKAEKERAIHINHKIQGNIQDYKPYTHIPSFGLCNSRLNPDVIAANRGRHGQWISQPCRPVVTMKWMQGKENVHIDGHPALLSCSKNSCMWCGQITFIEDGQE from the coding sequence ATGAAAGACAGCTATGTAGTAGATGGAGCGTTTCTCCAATGCAGCTGCGGTAATCAAAAGGGAGAATTTAAAGCAGAGAAAGAAAGGGCAATTCATATTAACCATAAAATCCAAGGGAACATTCAAGATTATAAGCCCTACACTCATATTCCATCTTTTGGTTTGTGCAATAGCAGGTTGAATCCGGATGTTATCGCAGCTAATAGAGGCAGACATGGGCAATGGATTTCACAACCATGCAGACCAGTAGTAACGATGAAGTGGATGCAAGGTAAAGAAAATGTACACATAGATGGGCATCCGGCATTACTTAGTTGTTCCAAAAATTCATGTATGTGGTGCGGTCAGATTACTTTCATAGAAGACGGCCAGGAGTAG